One Turneriella parva DSM 21527 genomic region harbors:
- a CDS encoding adenylate/guanylate cyclase domain-containing protein, with protein sequence MPNRLKGIATLALLCGARLFAEVPVAAPDKVTALNSAEGHAWVAKAGFYKPAALNEKRGKEIPESFTTPAYSSVKVPANLAPQLNISGLEPAHYALQFQVAAVPTLPFAIRIGEINDRDRVYLNGRLIGATGDFTSNEPQAYDKVRTYAIPAGLMRAGTNTLVVDVQGVLEKESGIYRDRVEIGPADKIYGAYYLENLWSSLALVAYLTFGLYFLLFFIRRRHERENFYFAVFAIALVVYSGLHTQIKYEYGLQLYFWKRVQYLALFLLVPSFYYFIRNYYKPKRALWLKIIDIATYTANAIIAGVGVAVCVSSDVKLWDHLQNNIVTYTWLIYIVGMAIVLIREVVRKNKDAIIMSVSFIILLVTMFLDILSGQAKINLPPLLTYVFIFFILSMALVLANRFVRLHDETEELNENLEKFNAASRRFVPFEFLKMLDKESILDVNLGDQVQRDMAVLFSDIRGFTSLSEKMTPKENFDFINSYLDKVGPVIRDHRGFIDKYIGDAVMALFPSSAEDALEAALAMHERVRIWNDRRARHDYAAIRIGIGIHQGRVMLGTIGEHQRMDGTVIADAVNLASRIESLTKNYGAGTLISDISWNTVANKSQYEWRPVDRVAVKGKNEPVDLIEIFNSDHDELRKLKQRQKDTFSEALQLYRKGSFADAKSAFLQLAAENPQDKTLRLYLERLERNIQYPPKEWLGFEVLTEK encoded by the coding sequence ATGCCAAATAGATTAAAGGGGATTGCGACTCTCGCCCTGCTCTGCGGCGCGCGCCTTTTTGCCGAAGTGCCGGTGGCCGCCCCCGATAAGGTCACAGCCCTCAATTCTGCCGAAGGCCATGCCTGGGTCGCCAAAGCCGGCTTTTATAAACCTGCAGCATTGAATGAAAAACGTGGTAAAGAGATACCAGAGAGCTTCACGACTCCTGCTTACAGCAGCGTCAAGGTACCGGCGAATCTCGCGCCCCAACTGAATATCAGCGGCCTTGAACCCGCGCACTATGCGCTGCAGTTTCAAGTCGCTGCCGTGCCCACCTTACCGTTTGCAATCCGCATTGGCGAAATCAACGACCGCGACCGCGTCTACCTGAACGGCCGCCTCATTGGCGCAACGGGAGATTTTACGAGCAATGAGCCGCAGGCATACGACAAAGTGCGCACCTATGCGATACCCGCGGGGCTGATGCGTGCAGGCACGAACACGCTCGTTGTCGACGTGCAGGGTGTACTCGAAAAAGAATCTGGCATTTACCGCGACCGGGTCGAAATCGGGCCCGCCGATAAGATCTATGGCGCCTATTACCTCGAAAACCTGTGGAGTTCGCTTGCGCTGGTTGCTTACCTGACATTCGGGCTGTACTTTTTACTTTTCTTTATCAGACGCAGGCATGAGCGTGAGAATTTTTACTTTGCTGTTTTCGCAATTGCGCTGGTGGTCTACAGCGGCCTGCACACGCAGATAAAATACGAATATGGCCTGCAGCTCTACTTTTGGAAACGCGTACAATACCTTGCGCTGTTTTTACTCGTGCCGAGCTTTTATTACTTTATCAGAAACTATTACAAGCCCAAACGTGCGCTGTGGTTAAAGATAATCGACATTGCCACTTACACCGCCAATGCGATAATCGCAGGTGTTGGCGTTGCTGTCTGCGTGAGCAGCGACGTGAAACTCTGGGACCATCTGCAGAACAACATCGTCACTTATACCTGGTTGATATACATCGTGGGTATGGCAATCGTGCTGATACGCGAGGTTGTGCGCAAGAACAAAGACGCGATTATCATGAGTGTCAGCTTCATTATTCTGCTCGTGACGATGTTTCTCGACATTCTGAGCGGACAGGCAAAAATTAATCTGCCGCCGCTTTTAACCTACGTGTTTATCTTTTTTATCCTATCGATGGCTCTCGTGTTGGCGAACCGTTTCGTGCGCCTGCACGACGAAACTGAAGAACTCAACGAAAACCTCGAAAAATTCAACGCGGCCTCCCGGCGCTTCGTGCCATTCGAGTTTCTGAAGATGCTCGACAAAGAAAGTATTCTCGATGTCAACCTGGGCGATCAGGTACAGCGCGACATGGCGGTGCTATTTTCTGACATCAGGGGGTTTACCTCATTATCAGAGAAGATGACGCCCAAAGAGAACTTTGATTTTATCAATTCGTACCTCGATAAGGTCGGCCCGGTCATCAGAGACCACCGGGGATTCATCGACAAATATATCGGCGACGCGGTGATGGCGCTTTTCCCCTCTTCTGCAGAAGACGCACTCGAAGCCGCGCTCGCGATGCACGAGCGCGTGCGCATCTGGAACGACCGCCGCGCACGGCACGACTACGCAGCCATCAGAATCGGTATCGGTATTCACCAGGGCCGCGTGATGCTCGGCACGATCGGCGAACACCAGCGTATGGACGGCACCGTCATCGCCGATGCCGTGAATCTGGCATCGCGCATCGAAAGCCTCACCAAGAACTACGGCGCCGGAACCCTCATCTCAGACATCTCATGGAACACCGTCGCGAACAAGTCACAGTACGAATGGCGGCCCGTTGACCGCGTTGCCGTCAAAGGTAAGAACGAACCCGTTGACCTGATCGAAATTTTTAACAGCGATCACGACGAATTGCGTAAGCTGAAGCAGCGGCAAAAAGACACGTTCTCAGAAGCGCTGCAACTTTACCGTAAGGGCAGCTTCGCCGACGCGAAATCGGCTTTTTTACAGCTTGCGGCAGAAAATCCGCAAGACAAGACACTGCGCCTCTATCTCGAACGCCTCGAGCGCAATATTCAATACCCGCCGAAAGAGTGGCTCGGTTTCGAAGTGCTCACCGAGAAATAG
- a CDS encoding alpha/beta hydrolase, with the protein MNLFLLRAIMLIGLLQLANCHLRDRARAASDVEYHDDLQYAAHAGALLDLYTPRAAADATPAVIFIHGGYWRNQSRSYYRAFTGLYQNFGIALAKRGIATAVIDYRLHPQATLTDQLADVTAAASFMHENAARYKIDASQIFLAGHSAGGHLALMVLWGKGPTFIKGVTALSPILDIAHMRLSKDAEFNASLTTPFFGSGEADMLHSPATYLKPTSRPALLLYGEKDDDYLLQQQQKYQSAFAEKKLANAKFVTIPGADHTTMVMHVNTDKDNISDAIAAFVRTNTGEISHAK; encoded by the coding sequence ATGAACCTGTTCTTGCTGCGCGCCATAATGCTGATTGGTCTCTTGCAATTGGCCAACTGCCACCTGCGCGATCGGGCGCGTGCGGCTTCAGATGTCGAATACCACGATGACCTGCAATATGCGGCGCATGCAGGTGCACTGCTCGATCTTTACACACCACGAGCGGCTGCCGACGCGACACCGGCGGTTATTTTTATCCACGGGGGCTATTGGCGCAACCAGTCACGCAGCTATTACCGGGCGTTCACCGGCCTCTATCAGAATTTCGGCATCGCGCTCGCGAAACGCGGCATTGCGACAGCGGTCATCGATTACCGATTGCACCCGCAGGCAACTCTGACCGACCAGCTCGCCGACGTGACGGCAGCAGCCAGCTTTATGCACGAGAATGCGGCCCGCTACAAAATAGATGCCTCGCAGATTTTTCTCGCCGGCCATTCTGCGGGCGGCCACCTTGCCCTGATGGTGCTCTGGGGAAAGGGGCCGACTTTCATTAAAGGGGTAACTGCGCTCTCACCGATTCTCGATATCGCGCATATGCGACTCTCGAAAGACGCTGAGTTTAACGCCTCTCTGACAACTCCCTTCTTCGGCTCGGGAGAAGCTGACATGCTCCATTCACCGGCGACGTATTTAAAACCCACATCCCGACCGGCATTGCTGCTTTATGGTGAAAAGGACGATGACTATTTGCTGCAGCAGCAGCAAAAATACCAAAGCGCCTTTGCCGAAAAGAAGTTGGCGAACGCGAAATTTGTGACCATACCGGGCGCAGACCATACAACAATGGTAATGCACGTCAATACCGACAAAGACAATATCAGCGATGCAATCGCCGCATTCGTTAGAACCAACACCGGGGAGATATCGCATGCCAAATAG
- a CDS encoding dihydrolipoamide acetyltransferase family protein, which produces MAKLATITQLSPTMKEGVFVEWVKKEGDAVKPGDVIAAIETDKAVMDLEAFDAGTLLKQLAQKGDKLLVGAPVAVIGEPGEDFSALVAGAGAKSPASAAPETPAAPEQKQPVNRAPAAIPAESVPAKPTGRIKASPLAKKIAAQTGTDLSQIEGTGPQGRIVSRDLAGAPATGPRVRAGTRQNNTKIPMTPMRQTIATRLSESKQTVPHFYLSRTVNFSALLKLRLETNAGLEKLHAAGSGAHLPKKVSVNDFIIAAVAATLPDHPAVMRQFMGDHFLQLGNADVGFAVSLEDGLITPIIRNADQLTLFEIAAASADLAARARARKLKPEEYTGGTFTISNLGMMGITSFQAIINAPEAAILAVGASERRAVEGKDGSIVFADMLTLNLACDHRVVDGAAGAAFLGDLAIYLENPGVIR; this is translated from the coding sequence ATGGCGAAACTTGCAACCATTACCCAGCTTTCACCGACTATGAAAGAAGGTGTGTTCGTCGAATGGGTCAAAAAAGAAGGCGATGCAGTCAAACCGGGCGACGTCATTGCGGCTATCGAAACCGATAAAGCAGTGATGGATCTCGAAGCCTTCGATGCCGGTACGCTGCTGAAGCAACTCGCGCAAAAAGGCGACAAGCTACTCGTCGGTGCACCGGTAGCCGTGATTGGTGAGCCCGGCGAAGATTTTTCAGCACTCGTTGCGGGTGCCGGTGCGAAAAGCCCCGCGAGCGCAGCGCCTGAGACACCGGCCGCGCCCGAGCAGAAGCAGCCTGTGAATCGTGCGCCCGCTGCAATACCTGCAGAAAGCGTGCCTGCAAAGCCCACGGGCCGAATTAAAGCCTCACCGCTGGCGAAAAAGATTGCGGCACAAACCGGAACCGATCTCTCGCAAATCGAAGGCACGGGGCCGCAAGGCCGCATCGTCAGCCGCGATCTCGCAGGCGCGCCTGCAACCGGCCCTCGGGTTCGTGCGGGTACGCGGCAGAACAACACGAAGATTCCGATGACGCCGATGCGGCAAACGATCGCAACGCGGCTCAGCGAGTCGAAACAGACGGTGCCGCACTTTTACCTCAGCCGCACCGTGAATTTCAGTGCATTGCTGAAACTGCGGCTCGAGACGAACGCCGGTCTTGAAAAGCTGCATGCAGCCGGCAGCGGTGCGCACCTGCCCAAAAAGGTTTCGGTCAACGACTTTATTATCGCAGCCGTAGCCGCAACTCTGCCCGACCACCCGGCCGTGATGCGGCAATTCATGGGCGATCACTTTCTGCAACTCGGCAATGCCGACGTGGGTTTTGCGGTCAGTCTTGAAGACGGGCTCATTACCCCGATAATCAGAAATGCTGATCAACTGACGCTCTTCGAAATTGCCGCGGCTTCTGCAGACCTCGCCGCGCGCGCACGGGCGCGTAAACTAAAACCCGAGGAGTACACCGGCGGCACGTTCACGATCTCAAATCTGGGCATGATGGGAATCACCTCGTTTCAGGCGATTATCAATGCCCCCGAAGCGGCGATTCTGGCGGTGGGCGCAAGTGAACGCCGGGCAGTCGAAGGCAAAGACGGCAGCATCGTTTTCGCTGACATGCTCACGCTGAATCTTGCGTGCGACCACCGGGTGGTCGACGGGGCTGCCGGTGCCGCTTTTCTTGGCGACCTTGCAATCTATCTCGAAAACCCTGGAGTTATTCGATGA
- the map gene encoding type I methionyl aminopeptidase yields MAINIYTSAEIAKIQASGMLAFETHMMLRSYIKPGANTAELDAIVRDYLRRKNAKPSFLGFGGFPGAICTSVNDAVVHGLPKREEVLKEGDIIGIDLGVILNGYFSDTAWTWPVGQVSEEARKIITTTQESLFRGIREARVENRMGAIGEAVQKHAEAAGFSVVRSLVGHGVGKSVHEEPQVPNFGQRKNGMRLKSGLVLAIEPMVNEGTHDVTTDKDKWTIRTRDGSLSAHFEHTVALTASGPVNCTLPKGAETDVFKI; encoded by the coding sequence GTGGCGATCAATATCTACACATCAGCTGAAATCGCCAAAATTCAGGCCTCGGGAATGCTCGCGTTCGAGACGCACATGATGCTGCGAAGCTACATTAAGCCGGGCGCGAATACCGCAGAGCTCGATGCCATCGTGCGCGACTACCTTCGGCGCAAAAACGCCAAACCCTCTTTTCTCGGCTTCGGCGGTTTTCCCGGGGCGATCTGCACATCGGTCAATGACGCTGTTGTGCATGGCTTGCCCAAACGCGAAGAAGTTTTAAAAGAGGGAGATATCATCGGCATCGACCTCGGCGTCATCTTGAATGGCTACTTCTCAGACACAGCGTGGACATGGCCTGTGGGGCAGGTTTCAGAAGAGGCGCGAAAAATTATCACAACCACCCAAGAATCACTCTTCAGGGGAATTCGTGAAGCGCGCGTCGAAAACCGTATGGGCGCGATCGGCGAAGCGGTGCAGAAACATGCCGAAGCAGCTGGTTTCTCTGTCGTGCGCAGCCTAGTGGGCCATGGAGTCGGCAAGTCGGTGCATGAAGAACCGCAGGTGCCGAATTTCGGCCAGAGAAAAAATGGCATGCGCCTCAAGTCAGGCCTCGTGCTCGCGATTGAACCGATGGTGAATGAGGGCACACACGACGTCACGACCGACAAAGATAAATGGACGATTCGCACGCGCGATGGCTCCCTAAGCGCACACTTCGAACACACGGTCGCGCTGACCGCTTCAGGCCCGGTCAACTGCACGCTGCCGAAAGGCGCCGAAACCGACGTCTTCAAAATCTGA
- a CDS encoding SDR family NAD(P)-dependent oxidoreductase: MHIFLTGASTGIGNAIARDFDAHFKGEATFSLVSRKQNLLEALGKELKSKSAVYAADLSEPSVAEMTLDRAVKENGPVDILINNAGMQNIDRFEAIKNEDADKLFKLNYTTPTRLMRRVLPEMLKRSSGAIINIASLGGITPTPFMSEYCASKAALASLAVALAGEYKDTPLQFLTVYPGPVETPMSEYAGDRFEKDAMKNIPFGTPEGLAKEIRIAYEKRRGKVIYPAVYKTAEMFRDFSIWVTAQMAPKPR; encoded by the coding sequence ATGCACATCTTTCTCACAGGCGCATCGACTGGTATCGGCAATGCTATTGCGCGCGACTTCGACGCACATTTCAAAGGTGAAGCCACTTTTTCACTGGTTTCGCGCAAACAAAATCTGCTCGAAGCCCTCGGTAAAGAACTCAAGAGCAAATCGGCAGTTTATGCGGCCGATCTTTCTGAACCCTCGGTTGCAGAAATGACTCTCGACAGGGCCGTCAAAGAGAATGGGCCGGTCGACATTCTGATCAATAATGCGGGCATGCAGAACATCGACCGCTTCGAAGCAATCAAGAATGAAGACGCAGACAAGCTCTTTAAGCTGAATTACACGACCCCAACGAGGCTCATGCGCCGCGTTCTGCCCGAGATGCTGAAACGCAGCAGCGGAGCGATTATCAACATCGCGAGCCTTGGCGGCATCACGCCGACGCCCTTCATGTCTGAATATTGCGCCTCAAAAGCGGCGCTTGCATCACTTGCCGTAGCGCTCGCCGGTGAATACAAAGACACGCCTCTGCAGTTTCTGACGGTCTATCCGGGGCCGGTAGAGACGCCGATGTCAGAATACGCAGGCGATCGTTTCGAAAAAGACGCGATGAAAAATATTCCGTTTGGCACACCCGAAGGGCTTGCGAAAGAGATTCGTATTGCGTACGAAAAGCGCCGCGGTAAGGTTATCTATCCCGCTGTATACAAAACCGCCGAAATGTTTCGCGACTTTTCGATCTGGGTGACAGCGCAGATGGCGCCTAAGCCGAGGTAA
- a CDS encoding ComEC/Rec2 family competence protein — protein MPFPYIFFTFLTLSLFRAGFNVAAGVTALCLVAWLVYDLRRTPKQFILAIIMGLALGAWLFSLRSVALSDTSEMPTDATGRVAAVSRRSVIVESEGGRRLRLIGFGKMPLPQKHAQVTYRCELAEVPPSTFATFERLSGTRSWCRVKALQVLPAPPGKVIELRQRALSFLQSRFEALGERSLAAAFLIGDTGDLAENELAAFRDMGLMHLFAVSGLNIALLFALLYLPFRALRLPAVGTLLGFAVASAFLVLLDFPVPLLRAWLFMAIAVLMRLLDRRITSFTLLFITAIIVEVLFPLSTFSMSFILSFGVTAAILVFYEPLYFCFASANRWLNFASQHVALSLAAGLPAMLLSHLLFGSANPLSLIYNLLLVPFSGLYLFSALLYLVLPPAAHVLHSLDWLYLKFAALHGDHAMRLLPAAEPLARAVSFIFIAALLVTLIYLKFRGRLWSARRNLRFVMPVSALALAAPWFLVTYPTYAFYAIPNKVWIYHERKIVTLGKPVFADTEKTKPQFCFPWSGVTNEQESIKDLYKLHGQCFVFTGRMRPDLWGATALLDCRMLHVYQSSKTKTTANDWKALFSVFGYKGEVTVRRFYTWYGDRLGNCIKEKL, from the coding sequence ATGCCCTTTCCGTACATCTTCTTCACGTTTTTAACGCTTAGCCTCTTTCGGGCTGGTTTCAATGTTGCTGCGGGCGTCACTGCTCTGTGCCTCGTGGCGTGGTTGGTCTATGACCTGAGACGGACGCCAAAACAGTTCATTCTTGCTATTATTATGGGTTTAGCCCTCGGCGCCTGGCTCTTTAGCCTGCGCAGCGTTGCCCTGAGCGATACCTCTGAAATGCCAACTGACGCAACCGGGCGCGTAGCAGCCGTCTCGCGGCGTTCGGTGATTGTCGAATCTGAGGGCGGGCGACGTCTGCGACTCATCGGTTTCGGCAAGATGCCGCTACCGCAAAAGCACGCCCAGGTTACCTACAGATGCGAACTGGCTGAAGTTCCCCCTTCGACGTTTGCCACGTTTGAGCGCCTCTCGGGTACGCGCAGCTGGTGCCGGGTCAAGGCGCTGCAGGTTCTGCCCGCCCCACCCGGCAAGGTGATCGAGCTCAGGCAGCGGGCGCTGTCGTTTCTGCAGAGCCGATTTGAGGCACTCGGCGAAAGATCGCTCGCGGCGGCTTTTCTGATCGGCGATACGGGCGATCTGGCCGAAAACGAGCTAGCGGCTTTTCGCGATATGGGCCTCATGCACCTCTTTGCCGTTTCGGGGCTCAACATCGCGCTGCTTTTTGCGCTGCTCTACCTGCCATTTCGCGCGCTGCGCCTGCCGGCCGTCGGCACGCTGCTCGGGTTTGCTGTCGCGAGCGCGTTTCTTGTGCTGCTTGATTTTCCGGTACCGCTTTTACGCGCCTGGCTTTTCATGGCCATTGCGGTCTTGATGCGGCTGCTCGACAGGCGCATCACGTCATTCACCCTGCTTTTTATCACGGCGATTATCGTCGAGGTGCTGTTTCCACTTTCGACGTTTTCGATGTCGTTTATTCTCTCTTTCGGGGTGACTGCGGCGATTCTGGTATTTTACGAACCCTTATATTTTTGCTTCGCGTCTGCAAACCGCTGGCTGAATTTTGCCTCGCAGCATGTTGCGCTGTCACTGGCTGCGGGGCTTCCCGCGATGCTGCTTTCGCATTTGCTCTTCGGCAGCGCGAACCCGCTCTCGCTCATCTATAACCTGCTGCTCGTGCCATTTTCGGGGCTATACCTCTTTTCGGCGCTGCTCTACCTCGTTCTGCCCCCGGCGGCCCATGTGTTGCATTCTCTCGATTGGCTTTACCTGAAATTCGCCGCGTTGCACGGCGATCACGCCATGCGGCTCTTGCCGGCAGCTGAACCTCTGGCACGTGCGGTCTCTTTCATCTTCATCGCTGCTCTGCTCGTCACGCTCATCTATTTGAAATTTCGTGGGCGGCTTTGGTCGGCGCGCCGCAATTTGCGTTTCGTCATGCCGGTCTCTGCGTTGGCGCTTGCGGCACCGTGGTTTCTCGTCACGTACCCGACTTACGCCTTTTATGCCATACCCAATAAAGTGTGGATCTATCACGAACGCAAAATCGTTACGCTGGGTAAGCCGGTATTTGCCGACACAGAAAAGACGAAACCGCAGTTTTGCTTTCCGTGGTCTGGCGTCACAAACGAGCAAGAAAGCATCAAAGATCTCTATAAACTGCACGGCCAGTGCTTCGTCTTCACCGGCCGCATGCGCCCTGACTTATGGGGCGCCACCGCCCTTTTAGACTGCCGCATGCTTCACGTCTATCAATCCTCAAAAACCAAAACAACCGCAAACGATTGGAAAGCGCTGTTCAGCGTTTTCGGTTACAAGGGTGAGGTAACAGTACGCCGCTTTTACACCTGGTACGGCGACCGTCTGGGTAACTGCATCAAAGAAAAACTGTAG
- the ftsZ gene encoding cell division protein FtsZ produces MLAFEEKKKSPATIKVVGVGGGGMNAIERMVSMNLEGVELIAMNTDEQVLERSHAPIKVALGAKLTRGMGAGGIPDIGAQAAMEDREKIMNVLKGADMVFITAGMGGGTGTGAAPIVAEVARELKALTVGVVTLPFIVEGDKRMSYAKQGQSNLRDRVDTLITIPNEAIFKVIDKKTSVGAAYKLIDDMLYRAVRGISNIINSTGFVNVDFADVRTVMGQNGDAVIGLGEGTGENRVAEALQSAIHHPLLNGKTIDGAQAVLINVVGGSDFALYEYHEIQKQIHEQVSKDAVIIVGFTEDETKDNHVSITVIATGYRRKDAAVGTPATQQQAQPQFKPQILPRTGTDDGGYRSPAQQGLDFPRVDATVQAAAYDIPTFLRKMPKVEG; encoded by the coding sequence ATGCTAGCATTTGAGGAAAAAAAGAAATCACCGGCAACAATCAAGGTTGTGGGTGTCGGTGGCGGCGGCATGAACGCGATTGAGCGCATGGTGTCGATGAACCTCGAAGGTGTCGAACTCATTGCAATGAATACCGACGAGCAGGTGCTTGAACGTTCGCACGCGCCGATCAAGGTCGCGCTCGGTGCGAAGCTCACGCGCGGCATGGGCGCAGGCGGCATACCCGACATTGGGGCGCAGGCGGCGATGGAAGACCGTGAAAAGATCATGAATGTGTTGAAGGGCGCAGACATGGTGTTCATCACTGCCGGCATGGGCGGCGGCACGGGTACGGGAGCCGCACCGATCGTCGCCGAAGTGGCGCGCGAGCTGAAGGCGCTGACTGTCGGGGTGGTGACGCTACCCTTCATCGTCGAAGGCGACAAGCGCATGAGCTATGCGAAGCAGGGACAATCGAATCTGCGCGACCGCGTCGACACTCTCATCACGATTCCCAACGAGGCGATCTTCAAAGTCATCGATAAAAAAACATCGGTGGGTGCGGCCTATAAGCTCATCGACGACATGCTGTACCGTGCAGTGCGCGGCATCAGCAACATCATCAACTCGACGGGCTTTGTGAACGTCGACTTCGCCGATGTGCGTACCGTCATGGGCCAGAACGGCGATGCGGTTATCGGTCTCGGTGAGGGTACGGGTGAAAACCGCGTGGCCGAAGCGTTACAGAGTGCAATCCACCACCCGCTGCTCAACGGCAAGACCATCGACGGAGCTCAGGCAGTTCTGATCAATGTGGTGGGCGGTTCAGACTTCGCGCTCTACGAATACCATGAAATTCAGAAGCAGATTCATGAGCAGGTATCCAAAGATGCCGTGATCATCGTCGGCTTCACCGAAGACGAAACCAAAGATAACCACGTTTCGATTACCGTGATCGCCACGGGCTACCGCCGCAAAGACGCGGCGGTCGGCACACCGGCCACGCAGCAGCAGGCACAGCCACAGTTTAAGCCGCAGATTCTGCCCCGCACGGGAACTGACGACGGTGGCTACCGTTCGCCAGCGCAACAGGGCCTTGACTTTCCCCGTGTCGACGCGACGGTGCAGGCCGCGGCTTACGATATTCCAACTTTCTTAAGAAAAATGCCAAAAGTAGAAGGGTAA